TTCGCACCAAAGTCCTAAAAGATAAATGACCGGAAGAGGAATATGGAATTTGGGATTGAAGTTGATCGGAATGTTATGGCTTTTGATCCAGCCAGCAATATAGCCGATCAGTTCCGTTAAAGGATATTCGGAGGCATCGGCCGTGTTATAAACTTCGCCAATCGCTTCTTGTTGCTCCGCCAAAAAGTAGGCAATGCGTGCGATGTCTTCCACATGAATAAAGCTAATCTGGTTTTTACCGTTCCCCGGCATTCCGCTTAGCTGGTTTTTGAAGAGCATCTGAATCACTTTCAAAGCCCCATAGGTTCCTGCGGGGCCACCGTATTCAATACCGCTTCCATAGATGGCCGCCGGGCGGATCACCGTGACGGGAAGCCGATCCCGATATTGCAGAGTCAGTTCCTCAGCCAGCAATTTGGATAATTCATAACTGCTTCGTGGTTTAGCGGCCGCCCTTTCATCCAAATGTTTGGAGCCTTTGAAGGTGTAACCCAAAACGGAACCGGAACTCCAAACGACTACCCTTTTGAGATTCGGAATTTTTAAGGCCCCCAGCAGAACATGCTTTGTTCCTAATACATTAATCTCTTCATAAATCTTCCATGGGCCATGATATTTGAAATAGGCGGCGACGTGCAAAATGATATCGGGCTGAACCTCTTGAATAAAACCGACGGTTTGGTCGAGATTGCGAATGTCGACACCTATTTTTAATTTAACCGCCGGATTCAGATATTCTTTGTATTGGGTGCCAACATCGGTGGC
Above is a genomic segment from Deltaproteobacteria bacterium containing:
- a CDS encoding NAD(P)-dependent oxidoreductase; translated protein: MARILVTGACGFVGPSVCNLGILLGHDIFATDVGTQYKEYLNPAVKLKIGVDIRNLDQTVGFIQEVQPDIILHVAAYFKYHGPWKIYEEINVLGTKHVLLGALKIPNLKRVVVWSSGSVLGYTFKGSKHLDERAAAKPRSSYELSKLLAEELTLQYRDRLPVTVIRPAAIYGSGIEYGGPAGTYGALKVIQMLFKNQLSGMPGNGKNQISFIHVEDIARIAYFLAEQQEAIGEVYNTADASEYPLTELIGYIAGWIKSHNIPINFNPKFHIPLPVIYLLGLWCETLARFQKKEPAVERPFLNFFRPGYNFLMSNAKLD